The Vibrio agarivorans genome window below encodes:
- the cpxA gene encoding envelope stress sensor histidine kinase CpxA codes for MRLPKFSSLYGRIFAIFWFTIMLVVIAVLSLPHLDPRKVRDLTTEHAQRLDRLARNVENHYRMTTDLDVIIEDFNQQLNTSRHRKPSLYLVDGEGNILTQGDRSDYKRKVLKNFVSSTDLPEKAQQRLYGQWMLAGPVEVELADQQLQLYMGLRWNEPPPYLIRLFDKPFQLLMVVMAVSTPLLLWLAWALSQPARRLEQAARRVAKGEFVEDPKLEQGTREFRQAGQSFNQMVDAVNAMISGQQRLLSDISHELRSPLTRLRMASALAQRKQGESSELTRIDTEAQRLEQMISELLSLSRMQMDSHLSREQQPLSSLWEGLLDDAQFEAEQSGKALNFNAIPEQSISGNPKLLISAVENVTRNAIRYAERVIQVHFSIEKESIVITIDDDGAGVPDDQLDQIFRPFYRVSTARDRDSGGTGLGLAITESAIRQHNGKIEAQPSPLGGLRVIISLPLG; via the coding sequence ATGAGATTACCTAAGTTCAGCAGCCTATATGGTCGTATCTTTGCCATTTTCTGGTTTACCATCATGCTGGTCGTCATCGCCGTGCTCTCATTGCCACACCTTGACCCACGTAAGGTGCGTGATCTCACGACCGAGCATGCCCAAAGATTAGATCGTTTAGCGCGCAATGTAGAAAACCACTACCGAATGACTACGGATCTCGACGTTATCATCGAAGATTTCAATCAACAGCTAAACACCTCTCGTCACCGTAAGCCTTCCCTCTATCTGGTTGATGGTGAAGGCAATATTTTGACTCAAGGTGATCGCTCTGATTACAAACGTAAGGTGTTAAAGAACTTTGTCTCAAGCACTGACCTACCGGAAAAAGCGCAGCAACGGCTTTACGGACAATGGATGCTGGCCGGCCCAGTGGAGGTTGAACTGGCAGACCAGCAGTTACAACTCTACATGGGGCTACGTTGGAACGAGCCACCACCGTATTTAATTCGCCTATTTGATAAGCCTTTCCAACTGTTGATGGTTGTCATGGCAGTCAGTACGCCACTGCTACTTTGGCTCGCTTGGGCATTGAGTCAACCTGCTCGCCGTCTAGAGCAGGCGGCAAGGCGTGTCGCCAAAGGGGAATTTGTTGAAGACCCTAAACTCGAACAGGGCACGCGAGAGTTTCGTCAAGCCGGCCAAAGTTTTAACCAGATGGTCGACGCAGTAAATGCGATGATCAGTGGTCAGCAACGCCTACTCTCTGATATTTCTCATGAGCTACGCTCCCCGTTGACACGATTACGCATGGCCTCTGCGCTTGCACAACGTAAACAAGGAGAGAGCAGTGAGTTAACGCGTATCGATACGGAAGCGCAAAGGCTTGAGCAGATGATCTCAGAGTTACTTTCCCTCTCTCGCATGCAGATGGACTCACACCTAAGTCGAGAGCAGCAGCCGTTAAGCAGTCTGTGGGAAGGACTTTTGGACGATGCCCAATTTGAAGCAGAACAGTCAGGCAAAGCACTTAACTTTAATGCTATTCCTGAGCAAAGTATCTCTGGCAACCCGAAGCTACTCATCAGTGCGGTTGAAAATGTCACACGCAATGCCATTCGCTATGCTGAACGAGTGATTCAAGTACACTTCAGTATTGAAAAGGAATCCATAGTCATCACCATCGATGATGATGGTGCTGGCGTGCCGGATGACCAACTTGACCAGATTTTCCGCCCTTTCTATCGCGTCTCGACAGCGCGTGACAGAGATTCCGGAGGAACAGGATTGGGCCTTGCAATTACTGAGAGCGCTATCCGCCAACACAATGGCAAAATCGAAGCGCAACCAAGCCCACTTGGCGGCTTACGCGTTATCATCTCATTGCCACTTGGCTAG